A single region of the Winslowiella toletana genome encodes:
- the rho gene encoding transcription termination factor Rho, with product MNLTELKNTPVSDLITLGENMGLENLARMRKQDIIFAILKQHAKSGEDIFGDGVLEILQDGFGFLRSGDSSYLAGPDDIYVSPSQIRRFNLRTGDTISGKIRPPKEGERYFALLKVNEVNYDKPENARSKILFENLTPLHANSRLRMERGNGSTEDLTARVLDLASPIGRGQRGLIVAPPKAGKTMLLQNIAQSIAYNHPDCVLMVLLIDERPEEVTEMQRLVKGEVIASTFDEPASRHVQVAEMVIEKAKRLVEHKKDVIILLDSITRLARAYNTVVPASGKVLTGGVDANALHRPKRFFGAARNVEEGGSLTIIATALVDTGSKMDEVIYEEFKGTGNMELHLARKIAEKRVFPAIDYNRSGTRKEELLTSQEELQKMWILRKIIHPMGEIDAMEFLINKLAMTKTNDEFFDMMKRS from the coding sequence ATGAATCTTACCGAATTAAAAAATACGCCGGTTTCTGATCTGATAACTCTCGGCGAAAATATGGGGCTGGAAAACCTGGCCCGCATGCGCAAACAGGACATCATTTTCGCCATCCTTAAGCAGCATGCAAAAAGCGGCGAAGATATCTTCGGCGATGGCGTATTGGAGATATTGCAGGACGGATTTGGTTTCCTCCGTTCTGGAGACAGCTCCTACCTCGCCGGTCCCGATGATATCTACGTTTCTCCCAGCCAAATCCGCCGTTTTAACCTCCGCACTGGTGATACCATTTCAGGCAAAATTCGTCCGCCAAAAGAGGGCGAGCGTTACTTTGCACTGCTGAAAGTTAATGAGGTTAACTACGACAAACCAGAAAACGCGCGTAGCAAAATTCTGTTTGAGAACTTAACGCCGCTGCACGCTAACTCTCGTCTGCGTATGGAGCGTGGTAATGGTTCTACCGAAGATTTAACCGCACGTGTACTCGACCTGGCTTCGCCAATCGGTCGTGGCCAGCGTGGTTTGATCGTCGCACCGCCTAAAGCGGGTAAAACCATGCTGCTGCAGAACATCGCGCAGAGCATTGCCTACAATCACCCTGATTGTGTGCTGATGGTATTGCTGATCGACGAACGTCCGGAAGAAGTGACCGAAATGCAGCGTCTGGTTAAGGGTGAAGTGATTGCTTCCACCTTTGATGAGCCGGCTTCACGTCACGTGCAGGTTGCCGAGATGGTTATCGAGAAAGCCAAGCGTCTGGTTGAACACAAGAAAGATGTGATCATCCTGCTTGACTCCATTACCCGTCTGGCGCGTGCTTATAACACCGTTGTACCGGCTTCCGGTAAAGTGTTAACCGGTGGTGTGGATGCTAACGCCCTGCATCGTCCGAAGCGTTTCTTCGGTGCTGCGCGTAACGTGGAAGAGGGCGGAAGCCTGACCATCATCGCGACCGCACTGGTTGATACCGGTTCGAAGATGGATGAAGTGATTTACGAAGAGTTTAAAGGCACCGGTAACATGGAGCTGCATCTCGCCCGTAAAATTGCTGAAAAACGCGTCTTCCCGGCTATTGACTATAATCGCTCGGGTACCCGTAAAGAAGAGCTGCTGACTTCCCAGGAAGAGCTGCAGAAAATGTGGATCCTGCGTAAGATTATTCACCCGATGGGTGAGATCGATGCGATGGAGTTCCTCATCAATAAGTTGGCGATGACGAAAACCAACGACGAATTCTTCGATATGATGAAGCGCTCCTGA
- the rffG gene encoding dTDP-glucose 4,6-dehydratase: MKRILVTGGAGFIGSAVVRHILTATDDSVVVVDKLSYAGNLASLAPVADDPRFAFEQVDICDRAALDRVMAQYQPDAIMHLAAESHVDRSIDGPVAFIETNIIGTYQLLEAARHYWSALDAEKKDAFIFHHISTDEVFGDLHDGDALFTESTPYAPSSPYSASKASSDHLVRAWLRTYGLPVVITNCSNNYGPYHFPEKLIPLMIINALAGKALPVYGNGGQIRDWLYVEDHARALYLVVTQGRVGETYNIGGHNERRNIEVVETLCALLEELAPEKPAGISHYRDLITFVTDRPGHDLRYAIDASKIDRELGWRPQETFESGMRKTVSWFLTNESWWQNILNGSYKLERLGLSR; encoded by the coding sequence TTGAAACGCATCCTTGTAACCGGCGGTGCCGGATTTATCGGTTCAGCCGTGGTGAGGCATATTCTCACTGCAACCGATGATAGCGTGGTGGTCGTCGATAAACTCAGCTATGCCGGTAACCTGGCTTCACTGGCTCCGGTTGCTGATGATCCGCGTTTTGCCTTCGAACAGGTTGATATATGCGACCGCGCGGCGCTGGATCGGGTTATGGCTCAGTATCAGCCGGATGCGATTATGCACCTGGCTGCTGAAAGCCATGTAGACCGTTCAATTGATGGCCCGGTGGCCTTTATTGAAACCAATATTATCGGTACCTACCAACTGTTAGAAGCGGCGCGCCACTACTGGTCGGCCCTGGACGCGGAAAAAAAAGACGCGTTTATCTTCCATCATATCTCGACCGATGAAGTGTTTGGCGATCTGCACGATGGCGACGCGCTGTTTACTGAAAGCACACCTTACGCGCCAAGCAGTCCCTATTCCGCCAGCAAAGCCAGCAGCGACCATTTGGTTCGTGCCTGGCTGCGCACTTACGGTTTGCCGGTGGTGATCACCAACTGCTCGAATAATTACGGGCCGTATCACTTCCCGGAAAAATTGATTCCACTGATGATCATCAACGCGCTGGCGGGTAAAGCGCTGCCGGTGTATGGCAACGGCGGACAAATTCGTGACTGGCTGTATGTTGAAGATCATGCGCGGGCGCTCTATCTGGTCGTCACGCAGGGCCGGGTTGGCGAGACCTACAATATCGGTGGGCATAATGAACGCCGTAATATTGAAGTGGTTGAAACACTGTGCGCGCTGCTGGAAGAGCTGGCACCGGAAAAACCGGCGGGCATCAGTCATTACCGTGATTTGATCACCTTTGTTACCGACCGTCCGGGCCATGATTTACGCTATGCGATTGACGCCAGCAAAATCGATCGCGAACTGGGCTGGCGACCTCAGGAAACATTCGAAAGCGGGATGCGTAAAACCGTCAGCTGGTTTTTAACTAACGAAAGCTGGTGGCAAAACATTTTGAATGGCAGTTACAAGCTCGAACGGCTTGGCTTGTCCCGGTAG
- the gppA gene encoding guanosine-5'-triphosphate,3'-diphosphate diphosphatase, with protein MLSTSSLYAAIDLGSNSFHMLVVREVAGNIQTVARIKRKVRLAAGLDPKNHLSDEAMARGWQCLKLFSEQLQDIPPEQIRVVATATLRLAANADAFLHTAGEILGCPINVITGEEEARLIYQGVAHTTGGSDRRLVVDIGGGSTELVTGSGSQATSLFSLSMGCVTWLERYFTDRHLGKANFEQAEQAARAMIQPITDTLRSHGWQVCVGASGTVQALQEIMVAQGMDERITLSKLQQLKQRAIQCGKLEELEIEGLTLERALVFPSGLSILIAIFQELNIESMLLAGGALREGLVYGMLHLPVDRDIRSRTLQNVQRRFAIDAEQAERVRQLAQTFSRQVNQQWKLDDRCRELLESASLIHEIGLSVDFKQAPQHAAYLVRHLDLPGYTPAQKKLLATLLQNQGNSIDLALLSQQNAVPPRMAERMCRLLRLAIIFASRRRDDALPAVRLQADDDTLHLTLPAGWLEAHPLRAELLEQESHWQSYVHWPLTIS; from the coding sequence ATGCTAAGCACCTCGTCACTCTATGCTGCAATAGACCTCGGGTCGAACAGCTTTCATATGTTAGTGGTGCGCGAGGTGGCGGGCAATATCCAGACCGTTGCGCGTATAAAGCGTAAAGTGCGTCTCGCTGCGGGCCTCGACCCGAAAAATCATCTGTCGGATGAAGCGATGGCGCGCGGCTGGCAGTGTCTGAAACTGTTCTCCGAGCAGTTGCAGGACATTCCGCCAGAGCAGATTCGCGTGGTGGCAACCGCCACGCTGCGTCTGGCAGCCAACGCGGATGCCTTTCTGCATACCGCCGGGGAAATTCTCGGTTGCCCGATTAACGTTATCACCGGCGAAGAAGAGGCGCGCCTGATTTATCAGGGTGTTGCTCACACTACCGGTGGTTCCGATCGGCGTTTAGTGGTGGATATTGGCGGTGGTAGTACCGAACTGGTCACCGGCAGTGGTTCACAAGCGACCTCGCTGTTCAGTTTATCGATGGGTTGTGTCACCTGGCTGGAACGCTACTTCACCGATCGCCATTTGGGCAAGGCGAACTTTGAGCAGGCCGAACAGGCAGCACGTGCCATGATTCAACCCATAACCGATACCTTGCGAAGCCACGGCTGGCAAGTCTGTGTCGGTGCTTCCGGCACCGTTCAGGCATTGCAGGAGATTATGGTGGCGCAGGGAATGGACGAGCGCATCACTCTCAGTAAACTGCAGCAGCTAAAACAGCGCGCTATTCAGTGCGGTAAACTGGAAGAGCTTGAAATTGAAGGGCTTACGCTGGAACGTGCGCTGGTGTTTCCGAGTGGCTTATCGATTCTGATCGCCATTTTTCAGGAGCTGAATATTGAAAGCATGTTGCTGGCAGGCGGCGCACTGCGCGAAGGCCTGGTGTATGGCATGCTGCATCTGCCTGTTGACCGCGATATCCGCAGCCGCACGCTGCAAAATGTTCAGCGCCGTTTTGCCATTGATGCCGAGCAGGCAGAGCGCGTGCGTCAGCTGGCGCAAACTTTTTCCCGCCAGGTGAACCAGCAGTGGAAGCTGGATGATCGATGTCGGGAGCTGCTGGAAAGTGCCAGCCTGATCCACGAAATTGGCCTCAGCGTCGATTTCAAACAGGCACCGCAACATGCTGCCTATTTAGTTCGTCATCTTGACCTGCCCGGCTATACTCCCGCTCAGAAAAAACTGCTGGCAACTTTGCTACAAAATCAGGGAAACAGCATCGATCTGGCGCTATTAAGCCAACAAAATGCCGTACCGCCGCGTATGGCAGAGCGTATGTGCCGATTGTTGCGACTGGCGATTATTTTTGCCAGCCGACGTCGTGATGATGCCCTGCCAGCGGTACGATTGCAGGCTGATGATGACACTTTGCATCTGACCTTACCCGCTGGCTGGCTGGAGGCGCATCCCTTACGCGCTGAATTGCTCGAGCAGGAAAGTCACTGGCAGAGTTATGTTCACTGGCCGCTAACGATTTCCTGA
- the wzzE gene encoding ECA polysaccharide chain length modulation protein has product MKTEPENMSRSATVDNELDIRGLCCTLWRGKPWIIGLALLFIAVAFIYSLLVKQEWSTTAITDRPTVNMLGGYYSQQQFLRNLDARTSSMAVAPQPTVMDDAYQEFVMQLSAYDTRRDFWLQTDYYQHRKSGNNKNDAALLDEMVNNIQFTAADATKNISDSVKLVAETAADANNLLRQYVAFASQRSARHLNEELSGAWAARTIQLKAQVKRQEAVAKAIYDRQVNAVQQGLKIAQQQGINQTKTDTPSEQLPDSELFLLGRPMLQARLENLEASGPSYDLDYDQNRAMLSTLDVGPTLDAKFQTYRYLRTPEEPVKRDSPRRLFLMIMWGAVGALIGAGVALVRRPRA; this is encoded by the coding sequence ATGAAAACAGAACCTGAAAATATGTCACGCTCGGCCACTGTGGATAATGAGTTAGATATTCGCGGTCTTTGCTGCACGTTATGGCGAGGAAAACCATGGATTATCGGTCTGGCGTTACTGTTTATCGCTGTCGCCTTTATCTATTCACTGTTAGTGAAGCAAGAGTGGAGCACTACCGCGATTACTGACCGCCCGACGGTCAATATGCTGGGTGGTTACTACTCCCAGCAACAGTTCCTGCGTAATCTTGATGCGCGTACCAGTTCGATGGCGGTTGCGCCGCAACCGACGGTGATGGATGACGCCTATCAGGAATTCGTGATGCAGTTGTCAGCTTATGACACGCGCCGCGACTTCTGGCTGCAGACCGATTATTACCAGCATCGTAAAAGTGGTAACAACAAAAATGATGCGGCTTTGCTGGATGAAATGGTCAACAATATTCAGTTTACTGCCGCCGATGCGACGAAAAATATTAGTGATAGCGTCAAGCTGGTGGCTGAAACTGCGGCAGATGCCAACAACCTGCTGCGTCAGTATGTCGCCTTCGCCAGCCAGCGTTCAGCGCGCCATCTTAATGAAGAGCTGAGTGGGGCCTGGGCGGCGCGAACTATTCAGTTAAAAGCGCAGGTGAAACGTCAGGAAGCGGTGGCAAAGGCGATTTACGATCGCCAGGTTAATGCGGTGCAGCAGGGGCTGAAAATTGCCCAGCAGCAAGGAATTAATCAGACCAAAACCGATACCCCTTCTGAGCAACTACCCGATTCCGAACTGTTCCTGCTGGGACGTCCAATGTTGCAGGCGCGTTTAGAAAATCTTGAGGCCAGCGGCCCAAGCTACGATCTGGATTACGATCAAAACCGGGCGATGCTGTCGACGCTGGATGTGGGCCCAACGCTGGATGCCAAATTCCAGACGTATCGCTATCTGCGGACGCCTGAGGAGCCTGTTAAGCGCGACAGTCCGCGTCGCCTGTTCTTAATGATTATGTGGGGTGCAGTGGGTGCGCTAATTGGCGCAGGCGTTGCGCTGGTACGTCGACCACGCGCTTAA
- the trxA gene encoding thioredoxin TrxA has protein sequence MSSDKIVHLTDDSFETDVLKAEGLTLVDFWAEWCGPCKMIAPILDEVADEYEGKLTIAKLNIDENPGTAPKYGIRGIPTLLLFKNGEVAATKVGALSKGQLKEFLNANLG, from the coding sequence ATGAGCAGCGATAAAATTGTTCACCTGACCGATGACAGCTTCGAAACCGACGTCCTGAAAGCCGAAGGTTTAACGCTGGTTGATTTCTGGGCAGAGTGGTGTGGCCCATGCAAAATGATTGCACCGATTCTGGATGAAGTCGCTGACGAGTACGAAGGTAAGCTGACTATCGCGAAGCTGAATATCGATGAAAACCCAGGCACTGCGCCTAAGTACGGTATTCGCGGCATCCCGACACTGTTGTTATTCAAAAACGGTGAAGTGGCAGCAACTAAAGTTGGCGCACTGTCTAAAGGCCAACTGAAAGAGTTCCTGAACGCAAATCTGGGCTAA
- the wecB gene encoding non-hydrolyzing UDP-N-acetylglucosamine 2-epimerase, whose product MKVLTVFGTRPEAIKMAPLVHALSQDPQIDSRLCVTAQHREMLDQVLRLFSLTPDYDLNIMRPEQGLTEITCRILEGLKSVFADFKPDVVLVHGDTTTTMAASLAAFYHRIPVGHVEAGLRTGDLWSPWPEEGNRKLTGHLASLHFTPTENSRQNLLRENVPGERVFVTGNTVIDALFWVRDQVLKDNSFREKLASRYPFLSADKKMILVTGHRRESFGEGFERICHALAEIARLHPDVQIVYPVHLNPNVSEPVNRILKDIDNIALIEPQEYLPFVWLMHRSWLILTDSGGIQEEAPSLGKPVLVMRETTERPEAVEAGTVRLVGTDVERIVSEVNRLLTDEDEYHAMSRAHNPYGDGHACERIVQALKNNRVTL is encoded by the coding sequence GTGAAAGTATTGACTGTTTTCGGCACGCGCCCGGAAGCCATTAAAATGGCGCCGCTGGTCCATGCTTTATCTCAGGATCCGCAAATTGACTCGCGTCTCTGCGTCACCGCCCAGCATCGGGAGATGCTGGACCAGGTGTTGCGCTTGTTTTCGCTGACGCCGGATTACGATCTGAATATTATGCGTCCCGAGCAGGGGCTGACCGAAATTACCTGCCGTATTCTGGAAGGATTAAAGTCAGTTTTTGCTGATTTTAAACCTGATGTGGTGCTGGTACATGGTGATACCACTACCACCATGGCGGCCAGCCTCGCCGCGTTCTATCACCGTATTCCTGTCGGTCATGTCGAAGCCGGTCTGCGCACTGGCGATCTCTGGTCTCCCTGGCCAGAAGAGGGCAACCGCAAACTTACCGGACATTTAGCCAGCTTACATTTCACACCAACTGAGAACTCCCGGCAGAACTTGCTGCGCGAAAACGTACCCGGAGAGCGTGTTTTTGTCACCGGCAATACGGTAATCGACGCGCTGTTCTGGGTGCGTGACCAGGTGCTGAAAGATAACTCGTTCCGTGAAAAGCTGGCCAGCCGCTATCCGTTTTTATCGGCCGATAAGAAGATGATTCTGGTTACTGGCCATCGCCGCGAGAGCTTCGGTGAGGGTTTTGAGCGTATCTGCCACGCGCTGGCGGAAATCGCCCGTTTGCATCCGGACGTGCAGATTGTCTATCCGGTTCATCTTAATCCCAACGTCAGTGAACCGGTCAATCGTATCCTGAAGGATATCGACAATATCGCGCTGATAGAGCCGCAGGAGTATCTGCCCTTTGTCTGGCTGATGCACCGTTCATGGCTGATTCTTACCGACTCCGGTGGCATTCAGGAAGAAGCGCCATCGCTGGGCAAGCCGGTGCTGGTAATGCGTGAAACGACGGAGCGACCTGAAGCGGTTGAGGCTGGAACGGTTCGCCTGGTCGGCACCGATGTGGAGCGGATTGTGTCAGAAGTAAACCGCCTGCTGACCGATGAAGATGAATATCATGCAATGAGTCGCGCGCACAATCCCTACGGTGATGGTCATGCCTGCGAGCGCATCGTGCAGGCTCTGAAAAATAATCGAGTAACCCTATGA
- the wecA gene encoding UDP-N-acetylglucosamine--undecaprenyl-phosphate N-acetylglucosaminephosphotransferase, whose product MNLLTMSTELASIFLFSLVFLFFARKVAKKIGLVDKPNYRKRHQGVIPLVGGISVYAGICFTFSITNYYVPHAWLYLSCAGVLVLIGALDDRYDISVKLRASVQALIAVVMMYYGNLYLLSLGHIFGSWELVVGPFGYVLTLFAVWAAINAFNMVDGIDGLLGGLSCVTFAAIGIILFIDGQLSLAMWCFAMIAAIVPYIMLNLGTFGRRYKVFMGDAGSTLIGFTIIWILLETTQGETHPITPVTALWLIAIPLMDMIAIMYRRLRKGMSPFSADRQHIHHLIMRAGFTSRQAFVLITLAAALLAGIGVMGEYLKFIPEWVMLALFLLAFALYGYCIKRAWRVARFIKRMKRRMRNSSANKKIS is encoded by the coding sequence GTGAATTTACTCACGATGAGTACTGAGCTTGCTTCAATATTTTTGTTTTCACTGGTATTTCTGTTTTTTGCGCGAAAAGTAGCTAAAAAAATTGGACTGGTGGACAAGCCAAACTACCGCAAGCGCCATCAGGGTGTGATCCCACTTGTTGGTGGTATTTCAGTCTACGCAGGGATTTGCTTTACCTTTTCAATCACCAATTATTACGTTCCGCATGCCTGGCTCTATCTGAGCTGCGCTGGCGTGTTGGTGCTGATCGGTGCGCTGGACGATCGCTATGATATTAGCGTGAAGCTGCGCGCCTCGGTACAGGCGCTGATTGCGGTTGTGATGATGTATTACGGTAATCTCTACCTGCTAAGCCTTGGCCATATCTTTGGCTCCTGGGAGCTGGTCGTCGGGCCATTTGGTTATGTGCTGACGCTGTTTGCCGTATGGGCGGCGATTAACGCCTTTAACATGGTAGACGGCATTGACGGTCTGCTTGGCGGCCTGTCGTGCGTCACCTTTGCCGCTATCGGCATCATCCTGTTTATCGACGGGCAGCTCAGTCTGGCAATGTGGTGCTTCGCGATGATTGCTGCCATCGTGCCCTATATCATGCTTAATCTCGGCACCTTTGGCAGACGCTATAAAGTGTTTATGGGTGACGCAGGCAGTACGCTGATTGGTTTCACCATTATCTGGATTTTACTGGAAACAACTCAGGGCGAGACACACCCGATTACTCCGGTGACCGCACTGTGGCTGATCGCCATTCCCTTGATGGACATGATTGCCATCATGTACCGCCGGCTGCGTAAGGGGATGAGTCCATTCTCTGCCGATCGCCAGCATATTCATCATCTGATCATGCGTGCGGGTTTTACCTCTCGTCAGGCTTTTGTTCTGATCACGCTGGCAGCCGCGCTGTTGGCTGGCATTGGCGTGATGGGCGAGTATCTCAAATTTATTCCTGAATGGGTGATGTTGGCACTCTTCTTGCTTGCATTTGCGTTGTATGGCTACTGCATTAAGCGCGCCTGGAGAGTGGCTCGTTTTATCAAACGTATGAAGCGCAGAATGCGCAACTCGAGTGCCAATAAGAAAATTTCCTGA
- the rhlB gene encoding ATP-dependent RNA helicase RhlB → MSKTHLTEQKFSDFALHPQVIEALESKGFHNCTPIQALALPFTLEGRDVAGQAQTGTGKTMAFLTSTFHHLLSHPAAEGRQVNQPRALIMAPTRELAVQIHADAEPLTKSTGLKLGLAYGGDGYDKQLKVLESGVDVLIGTTGRLIDYAKQNHINLGAIQVVVLDEADRMFDLGFIKDIRWLFRRMPATNQRLNMLFSATLSWRVRELAFEHMNNAEYIEVEPEQKTGHRIQEELFYPSNEEKMRLLQTLLEEEWPDRAIVFANTKHRCEDVWGHLAADGHRVGLLTGDVAQKKRLRILEDFTKGDVDILVATDVAARGLHIPAVTHVFNYDLPDDREDYVHRIGRTGRAGASGHSISLACEEYALNLPAIEEYIGHSIPVSKYNSDALMTDLPPPKRLTRNRSGNGPRRGGNNNNRRGSAPRNNNRKRSS, encoded by the coding sequence ATGAGCAAAACACACTTAACCGAACAGAAGTTTTCCGACTTCGCCCTGCACCCTCAGGTGATTGAAGCCCTTGAAAGTAAAGGGTTTCATAACTGCACGCCTATCCAGGCGCTCGCATTACCTTTCACGCTCGAAGGGCGTGATGTAGCAGGTCAGGCGCAAACCGGTACCGGCAAAACGATGGCGTTTCTGACGTCAACGTTCCATCATCTTCTTTCTCACCCGGCTGCTGAAGGTCGCCAGGTGAATCAACCGCGCGCGCTAATCATGGCTCCAACGCGTGAACTGGCCGTGCAAATCCATGCTGATGCTGAACCTCTGACTAAGTCTACCGGCCTGAAATTAGGACTGGCTTACGGCGGTGATGGTTACGATAAACAGCTTAAAGTGCTGGAAAGCGGTGTGGACGTGCTGATTGGCACCACTGGTCGTCTGATCGACTATGCCAAGCAGAACCATATCAACCTCGGCGCCATTCAGGTCGTGGTACTCGATGAAGCCGATCGCATGTTCGATCTTGGTTTTATTAAAGACATCCGCTGGTTATTCCGCCGTATGCCGGCCACCAATCAGCGTCTTAATATGCTGTTCTCCGCCACGCTCTCCTGGCGCGTTCGTGAGCTAGCTTTCGAACATATGAACAACGCAGAGTACATTGAAGTCGAGCCAGAGCAGAAAACCGGCCACCGCATTCAGGAAGAGCTGTTCTACCCTTCTAACGAAGAGAAGATGCGTTTATTACAGACGCTGCTGGAAGAAGAGTGGCCAGATCGCGCGATCGTGTTTGCCAACACCAAACACCGCTGTGAAGACGTCTGGGGCCACCTGGCTGCTGACGGGCATCGCGTTGGTTTGCTGACCGGCGATGTGGCGCAGAAAAAACGCCTGCGTATTCTTGAAGATTTCACCAAAGGTGATGTAGACATTCTGGTCGCAACCGACGTTGCCGCGCGTGGTTTGCATATCCCTGCCGTGACTCACGTGTTTAACTACGACTTGCCCGACGATCGCGAAGACTACGTGCACCGCATCGGCCGTACCGGTCGTGCTGGCGCCAGCGGTCACTCGATTAGCCTCGCTTGTGAAGAGTACGCACTCAACCTGCCGGCAATCGAAGAGTATATCGGCCACAGCATTCCGGTCAGTAAATACAACAGCGATGCGCTGATGACCGATTTGCCACCGCCGAAGCGCTTAACGCGTAATCGCTCAGGCAATGGTCCGCGCCGGGGTGGTAACAACAACAATCGTCGTGGTAGTGCGCCGCGCAACAATAACCGTAAACGTTCGAGTTAA
- the wecC gene encoding UDP-N-acetyl-D-mannosamine dehydrogenase yields MSFDTISVIGLGYIGLPTAAAFASHQKKVIGIDINQRAVDTINRGEIHIVEPDLDRVVKSAVEGGYLQAAVEPRAADAFLIAVPTPFKGDHQPDMRYVQAAALSLAEVLKKGDLVILESTSPVGATEQMAEWLAEARPDLTFPQQAGEQADINIAYCPERVLPGQVMVELIKNDRVIGGMSPVCSARASELYNIFLEGECVITNARTAEMCKLTENSFRDVNIAFANELSLICADQGINVWELIALANRHPRVNILQPGPGVGGHCIAVDPWFIVAQNPTQARLIRTAREVNDAKPHWVLDQVKRTVADCLAHCDKRASELKVACFGLAFKPNIDDLRESPAMTVAHLIAGWNAGETWVVEPNVESIPDKLANEATLVSVETALQQADVLVMLVDHQQFKAIDSAQISQQWIVDTKGVWR; encoded by the coding sequence ATGAGTTTTGACACCATTTCAGTTATTGGTCTGGGCTATATTGGCCTGCCAACCGCCGCAGCCTTTGCCTCCCACCAGAAAAAAGTTATCGGCATTGATATTAATCAGCGTGCAGTGGATACCATAAATCGCGGCGAAATCCATATTGTCGAGCCAGATCTTGACCGCGTGGTGAAAAGTGCAGTGGAAGGGGGTTATTTGCAGGCGGCAGTTGAGCCGAGAGCCGCCGACGCCTTTTTGATCGCGGTGCCTACGCCATTTAAGGGCGATCATCAGCCGGATATGCGTTACGTGCAGGCTGCGGCGCTGTCGCTGGCGGAGGTGCTGAAAAAGGGCGACCTGGTGATTCTCGAATCCACCTCGCCGGTCGGTGCCACCGAGCAAATGGCTGAGTGGCTGGCGGAAGCCCGCCCCGATCTGACCTTTCCGCAGCAGGCTGGCGAGCAGGCCGATATCAACATCGCTTACTGTCCGGAGCGCGTATTGCCGGGTCAGGTGATGGTAGAACTGATCAAAAACGATCGGGTAATCGGTGGCATGTCGCCGGTCTGCTCGGCGCGTGCCAGCGAACTGTATAACATCTTTCTTGAAGGGGAGTGCGTCATCACCAATGCGCGCACCGCCGAGATGTGTAAGCTGACAGAAAATAGCTTCCGCGACGTTAACATTGCTTTTGCCAATGAATTATCACTAATTTGTGCCGATCAGGGGATTAACGTCTGGGAACTGATTGCGCTGGCGAACCGCCATCCGCGCGTCAATATTTTACAGCCTGGGCCGGGCGTCGGGGGGCACTGCATCGCGGTTGATCCGTGGTTTATCGTGGCACAAAACCCGACGCAGGCGCGACTGATTCGTACCGCTCGTGAAGTCAACGATGCGAAACCGCATTGGGTGCTGGATCAGGTGAAGCGCACGGTGGCTGATTGCCTGGCACACTGCGACAAGCGTGCCAGTGAGCTGAAAGTGGCCTGTTTTGGTCTGGCCTTCAAACCGAATATCGACGATCTGCGTGAAAGCCCGGCGATGACCGTCGCCCATCTGATAGCCGGCTGGAATGCCGGTGAAACCTGGGTGGTGGAGCCGAATGTAGAAAGTATTCCGGACAAACTGGCAAATGAAGCAACGCTGGTATCGGTAGAGACCGCGTTGCAGCAGGCTGATGTACTGGTGATGCTAGTCGACCATCAACAATTTAAAGCGATTGATAGCGCGCAGATTAGCCAGCAGTGGATTGTTGATACTAAAGGGGTCTGGCGTTGA